From Weissella diestrammenae, a single genomic window includes:
- a CDS encoding zinc-binding alcohol dehydrogenase family protein produces MQTPTTMTTIMTTSDSQVPLTLIQTPLPQPEPFDLLVKISAVSVNPVDLKQAQVAVTNQTPKILGYDAVGTVVDTGAQASKFKIGDRVMFAGAVNRQGSYAEFEAVHEDLVALAPSNIADAQLAGVPLSFLTAYELLIDKFRLIPSANANQGQSIFIINGAGGVGSSMIQLAKWLGLTVIASASRPKTIDWVQSLGADHVVNHRLDYLAEIKAMGIDTIPYIAILHNPNQHFTAAAELISPFGHIGSIVENATPLPIERLKSKAASFDWEFMFAKSLYHYHMASQGTILALAGELLTTHTYKTPVTQTLAGLSLDTIHEAHQLLTSNQLIGKLTITY; encoded by the coding sequence ATGCAGACACCAACAACTATGACTACTATCATGACAACCAGTGACAGCCAAGTGCCCCTTACGCTCATTCAAACGCCATTACCACAACCTGAACCATTTGATCTTTTGGTCAAAATTTCAGCAGTCTCGGTCAACCCGGTTGATTTAAAGCAGGCACAAGTTGCGGTCACAAATCAAACCCCAAAGATCTTAGGCTATGATGCTGTTGGCACTGTTGTCGACACCGGGGCACAAGCCTCAAAATTTAAAATCGGCGATCGCGTCATGTTTGCTGGCGCCGTGAACCGTCAAGGCTCATATGCCGAATTTGAAGCTGTGCATGAGGATTTAGTGGCACTCGCACCTTCTAATATTGCCGACGCACAATTGGCTGGCGTACCACTTAGTTTCTTAACAGCTTATGAATTACTCATTGATAAATTTCGTTTGATTCCCAGCGCCAATGCCAATCAGGGTCAAAGTATCTTCATTATTAATGGGGCTGGTGGGGTCGGCTCATCAATGATTCAACTGGCAAAATGGCTCGGATTGACTGTCATCGCATCAGCATCCCGCCCCAAGACGATTGACTGGGTACAGTCACTTGGTGCCGACCACGTTGTTAATCATCGTTTAGATTATTTAGCTGAGATTAAAGCCATGGGTATCGATACAATCCCATATATTGCAATCTTACACAATCCAAATCAACATTTTACAGCGGCAGCAGAATTAATTAGTCCTTTTGGTCACATTGGCAGCATCGTTGAAAATGCGACACCCCTGCCAATTGAACGTTTGAAAAGTAAGGCAGCCTCATTTGACTGGGAATTTATGTTCGCTAAATCGCTTTACCATTATCACATGGCAAGCCAAGGTACCATATTAGCGCTCGCTGGTGAATTACTGACGACACACACTTATAAAACGCCTGTGACACAGACGTTAGCTGGGTTATCCCTTGATACGATCCACGAGGCACATCAGTTACTGACTTCAAATCAACTGATTGGTAAATTAACAATCACATATTAA
- a CDS encoding GNAT family N-acetyltransferase — protein sequence MDFEYEPGRLFHRNETGQVDAEILFPAIENGRVWSIDSTIVAPELRGQGVASQLLAAVIERAQAADVKLRPICSYAKKKFMTTPAYQKLEWHNPD from the coding sequence ATGGATTTTGAATATGAACCAGGTCGATTGTTTCATCGAAATGAAACGGGACAAGTTGATGCAGAAATTTTATTTCCGGCCATTGAAAACGGTCGTGTTTGGTCGATTGATTCAACGATTGTCGCACCCGAACTTCGCGGACAAGGCGTTGCTAGTCAGTTGTTAGCAGCAGTGATTGAACGCGCACAAGCAGCAGATGTTAAGTTACGGCCGATTTGCTCGTATGCAAAGAAAAAATTCATGACGACACCGGCCTATCAAAAGTTGGAATGGCACAATCCAGATTAA
- a CDS encoding dUTP diphosphatase, whose protein sequence is MTRRFAIVTKYQDAGLHLPKRATKQAAGYDFEAAEDFILPTIWKLNFIKLLFGLFKGETMTETDYLTADQALKPLLVPTGIKAYMNHDEYLMLANRSSGPLKRRLILPNGVGVIDADYADNESNEGEIFIQLLNFGVKDVQIKKGERIGQGIFMPFLVTDDDAQDSKQDRVSGFGSTGDKK, encoded by the coding sequence ATGACACGTCGATTTGCAATTGTGACCAAATATCAAGATGCGGGTTTGCACTTACCCAAAAGAGCAACTAAACAAGCGGCAGGCTATGATTTTGAAGCTGCTGAAGATTTCATTTTACCAACGATTTGGAAATTGAATTTTATTAAACTATTATTTGGACTTTTCAAAGGCGAAACAATGACTGAGACAGATTACTTGACGGCAGATCAAGCTTTAAAGCCGTTGCTGGTGCCAACTGGGATTAAAGCGTACATGAATCATGATGAATATTTGATGCTGGCAAATCGCTCGTCTGGCCCACTCAAACGACGCTTGATTTTACCAAATGGGGTTGGTGTCATCGATGCTGATTATGCCGATAATGAAAGCAATGAAGGCGAAATTTTTATTCAGTTGCTTAATTTTGGTGTCAAAGATGTTCAGATAAAAAAGGGTGAACGTATCGGACAAGGTATTTTCATGCCATTTTTGGTAACTGATGATGATGCGCAAGATAGTAAGCAGGACCGTGTCAGTGGATTTGGTTCAACGGGGGATAAAAAATAA
- a CDS encoding PIN/TRAM domain-containing protein, whose amino-acid sequence MRKRIIQLAFMLGGAAFGITFLPILWDVIGYSNLLWVNNPITDFILGALIFFLLSLTAWRLVDRALKQVETILSEESPLKLLLGSLSMMIGLVLAVLITSPLRSIQGNVFLNAGVPILVMLAMGYLGYRIGTGRMEDVYHFVGTITSRLRIRSTRGSDKESDVLTTEENNYHHYKILDTNILIDGRILELVKTGWIEGTLLVPNFVLYELQYIADAGEPLKRVRGRRGLDILNELRRYETMPLEMWDGDYEDIKEVDEKLIRLAQELNGILVTNDFNLNKVTRFQNVEVLNLNALAGALRTSVAVGEHLEITLVKNGRERQQAIGYLDDGTMVVVEDGQTHLQETVAVEVTSSLQTDAGRMIFGNYLATV is encoded by the coding sequence ATGCGAAAACGAATTATTCAATTAGCGTTTATGCTAGGTGGTGCCGCTTTTGGAATCACTTTTTTGCCAATCTTGTGGGACGTAATAGGGTATTCAAATTTATTGTGGGTTAACAATCCAATTACGGATTTTATCCTCGGTGCACTTATTTTTTTCCTATTAAGTCTTACTGCATGGCGATTAGTTGACCGAGCGCTGAAGCAAGTTGAAACAATTTTGAGTGAGGAATCACCCCTTAAATTGTTACTTGGTAGTTTGAGTATGATGATCGGTTTGGTTTTAGCAGTGCTAATTACCTCACCATTGCGTAGTATTCAGGGAAATGTATTTTTAAATGCCGGCGTGCCGATTTTAGTTATGTTAGCGATGGGCTACTTGGGTTATCGGATTGGTACTGGCAGGATGGAGGATGTTTATCATTTTGTCGGGACAATTACTTCGCGACTTCGAATTCGTTCGACGCGCGGGTCTGACAAAGAAAGCGATGTATTAACCACTGAAGAAAACAACTATCATCATTATAAAATTCTAGATACGAATATTTTGATTGATGGTCGCATTTTAGAATTAGTGAAGACTGGTTGGATTGAGGGGACGTTATTGGTGCCTAATTTCGTCTTGTACGAATTGCAGTATATTGCGGATGCTGGTGAGCCTCTCAAACGAGTGCGTGGCCGTCGTGGATTGGATATCTTAAATGAATTGCGTCGGTACGAAACGATGCCACTAGAGATGTGGGACGGTGATTATGAGGATATCAAGGAAGTTGACGAAAAATTGATTCGGTTAGCACAAGAGTTAAACGGCATCTTAGTCACAAATGATTTTAACTTGAATAAAGTGACCCGCTTTCAAAATGTTGAGGTACTCAATTTAAATGCATTAGCCGGTGCGCTACGAACGAGTGTTGCAGTCGGAGAACATTTGGAAATCACATTGGTTAAAAATGGTCGCGAACGGCAACAGGCCATTGGTTATCTCGATGATGGCACGATGGTGGTGGTGGAGGATGGACAAACCCATCTTCAAGAAACGGTTGCCGTTGAGGTGACTTCGAGCCTTCAAACCGATGCTGGGCGTATGATTTTTGGTAATTATTTAGCAACGGTATAG
- a CDS encoding ATP-dependent Clp protease ATP-binding subunit → MANYDPFGFSNFDDIFNAMNGDLDRQRQRQAQMQRAAAEQQRQRQAQMQNNGNGNDGDSLLEQFGMNMTEMARKGKFDPVIGRDPEIARVIEILNRRTKNNPVLIGEAGVGKTAVVEGLAQAIVDGQVPSKLQGKEVIRLDVVSLVQGTGVRGQFEERMQKLMAEVSKREDVILFIDEIHEIMGAGTAGEGSMDAGNILKPALARGEFQLVGATTLNEYRQIEKDAAIARRFQTVQVDEPTTEEALQILQGIRGRYEDYHKVKYSDAALEAAVDLSNRYIPERFLPDKAIDLMDEAGSRKNLAIKVEDPQKLEKQIAYAEKMKQQSIDDEDYEKAGYWRDQVEQLNRQKKAAQESQPVKDGQQVIDVADIQTIVEEKTGIPVGDLQDAEQQQLKHLAQNLADHVIGQTEATQKIARAIRRNRVGFNKANRPIGSFLFVGPTGVGKTETAKQLAKELFGTTDSMIRFDMSEYMEKHSVSKLIGAPAGYIGYEESGQLTEAVRRHPYSLILLDEVEKAHPDVMNMFLQILDDGRLTDAQGHTVSFKDTIIIMTSNAGTGVNVGKVGFDAKDDQNEQASVASELMDRLAPYFKPEFLNRFDGIVEFNALSKDDLLKIVRLMLNDMNETIAPTGLTIEVTKPAVERLVTLGYNPAMGARPLRRVIQEQLEDQIADFYLDNPEIKKLKAELRDDEIKIVAADETVTV, encoded by the coding sequence ATGGCAAATTATGATCCATTTGGTTTCTCAAATTTTGATGATATTTTTAATGCAATGAATGGCGATTTAGATCGTCAACGGCAACGGCAAGCCCAAATGCAACGGGCAGCGGCTGAACAGCAACGGCAACGACAAGCCCAAATGCAAAACAACGGGAATGGTAACGACGGTGATAGTTTACTTGAACAATTTGGAATGAATATGACTGAAATGGCAAGGAAGGGTAAGTTTGACCCAGTCATTGGTCGTGACCCTGAAATTGCACGGGTGATTGAAATTTTGAATCGTCGTACTAAGAATAATCCCGTTTTGATTGGTGAAGCTGGTGTCGGTAAGACGGCAGTGGTCGAGGGATTAGCACAAGCCATTGTTGATGGTCAGGTGCCTTCAAAGTTACAAGGTAAAGAAGTCATTCGCTTGGACGTGGTGTCATTAGTCCAAGGTACCGGCGTACGAGGACAGTTTGAAGAACGTATGCAAAAATTGATGGCAGAAGTGTCAAAGCGTGAAGACGTGATTTTGTTCATTGATGAGATCCATGAGATTATGGGTGCAGGTACAGCTGGCGAAGGTTCTATGGACGCTGGTAATATTTTGAAGCCGGCTTTGGCACGTGGTGAGTTCCAATTAGTTGGAGCGACAACGCTCAATGAGTATCGACAAATTGAAAAGGATGCTGCGATTGCACGTCGTTTCCAAACGGTTCAAGTTGATGAACCAACGACTGAAGAAGCCTTACAAATTTTGCAAGGCATCCGTGGCCGCTATGAAGATTATCATAAGGTCAAGTATAGTGATGCAGCACTGGAAGCTGCGGTTGATTTGTCAAACCGCTATATTCCAGAACGTTTCTTACCTGATAAGGCCATTGATTTAATGGACGAGGCAGGGTCACGTAAGAACTTGGCAATTAAAGTGGAGGATCCACAAAAGTTAGAGAAACAAATTGCATACGCTGAAAAAATGAAACAGCAATCAATTGATGATGAAGATTATGAAAAGGCTGGTTACTGGCGTGACCAAGTTGAACAGTTAAATCGACAAAAGAAAGCTGCACAAGAATCACAGCCAGTGAAGGATGGACAACAGGTTATTGATGTCGCAGATATTCAAACGATCGTTGAAGAAAAGACTGGTATTCCGGTCGGTGACTTACAAGATGCTGAGCAACAACAATTAAAGCATCTTGCGCAAAATTTGGCGGATCACGTTATCGGGCAAACGGAAGCCACCCAAAAGATTGCACGGGCTATTCGTCGTAATCGGGTTGGATTCAATAAGGCTAATCGGCCAATTGGTAGTTTCTTATTTGTCGGTCCGACCGGTGTTGGAAAGACTGAAACGGCTAAACAGCTTGCAAAAGAGTTATTTGGTACAACTGATAGTATGATTCGTTTTGACATGTCAGAATATATGGAAAAGCATAGTGTTTCGAAGTTGATTGGAGCACCGGCTGGTTATATCGGTTATGAGGAGTCGGGTCAGTTAACAGAAGCAGTCCGCAGACACCCATACTCATTAATTTTGTTAGATGAGGTGGAAAAGGCACATCCAGATGTAATGAATATGTTTTTGCAAATTCTAGATGATGGTCGGTTGACTGACGCACAAGGACATACCGTCTCATTCAAGGATACCATCATTATTATGACATCAAATGCAGGAACGGGTGTTAATGTTGGTAAAGTTGGCTTTGATGCTAAGGATGATCAAAATGAACAAGCATCAGTTGCAAGTGAGTTAATGGATCGGCTAGCACCGTACTTCAAGCCAGAATTTTTGAACCGGTTTGATGGCATTGTTGAGTTCAACGCTTTGTCGAAAGACGACTTGCTGAAGATTGTTCGTTTGATGTTAAATGACATGAATGAAACGATTGCGCCTACTGGTTTAACGATCGAAGTGACTAAGCCCGCTGTGGAGCGCCTTGTGACATTGGGTTACAATCCGGCTATGGGTGCACGACCATTGCGGCGTGTGATTCAAGAACAATTAGAAGATCAGATTGCAGACTTTTATCTGGATAATCCAGAAATTAAAAAGTTGAAGGCTGAACTTCGTGACGACGAGATTAAAATTGTGGCTGCTGATGAAACTGTCACGGTCTAA
- the pheT gene encoding phenylalanine--tRNA ligase subunit beta: MKVSVNWLRDYLDINLPVNELAEKISRTAVEIEGQYQPQGDMKNIVIARVLSVEPHPDSDHMVITQVDAGEDEPIQIVTGAPNVAAGQTVILAKHGSVVGDGQKIRKGKLRGVVSYGMLVALQEIGFDDKVAPKDFEEGIWVFNPEDAKDLIPGTDALEVLGMTDDVLETGITPNRADMLSMNGTAYEIAAILDETLTRPTFDLKETSEKTSDLISAEAPSALAPYYGLRIVKNVKIGDSPLWLQKRLWTMGIRPINNVVDVTNYMLLMYGQPLHAFDFDTLPSHDLHVRTAHVDEQIKTLDGVERTAGEEDLIIAAGEQGLMFAGVMGGESTEVTAQTTNIVLEAAVFEPKSIRHAARDQNLHSEASQRFERGVNVAETFKALDHAAALIAELAGGEITQGRVVAQQATYHAPVVSVKMTDINRVLGTSLTAITVAGFFKRLDFAFELSADEFTVTIPARRWDISIPADLIEEIARLYGYDNLPTTLPVGATTPGQLTPKQKLIRATRHDLEGLGLNQAISYVLTTPEKAAQFKLHHGEPIQLDYPMTQDRQQTRSSILTGLLDDVAYNVARNQNDVALYEQGRVFVSNGNKNHQPAEIEHVAGVITGAWQARSWQTPAESVDFFALKGIVEQLLANYAFEAPVRFEPTDRQPEMHPGQTANIFVGETRIGFIGQIHPLVAKAYKINQTFAFEMDLDLIATLARDLTHYEAITRFPSISRDLAILVGRQVSADDIKSAILEAGGKHLANIMLFDVYTGQNVAHDKKSLAYSLTFIDPEKTLVDDEINTAVERITKQLAKQFDAEIR, encoded by the coding sequence ATGAAAGTATCAGTCAATTGGTTACGAGACTATTTGGATATTAATTTGCCAGTCAATGAATTGGCAGAAAAAATTTCACGGACCGCGGTGGAAATTGAAGGACAATATCAACCCCAAGGTGATATGAAAAACATTGTCATCGCGCGGGTGTTATCAGTTGAACCCCATCCTGATTCAGATCATATGGTGATTACGCAGGTTGACGCCGGTGAAGATGAGCCAATCCAAATCGTTACCGGCGCACCAAACGTTGCAGCTGGACAAACGGTTATTTTGGCCAAACATGGATCTGTTGTTGGTGATGGTCAAAAAATTCGTAAGGGTAAGTTACGTGGTGTTGTATCTTATGGTATGTTAGTCGCACTGCAAGAAATTGGATTTGATGATAAAGTCGCCCCCAAAGACTTTGAAGAGGGTATTTGGGTGTTCAATCCAGAGGATGCGAAAGATTTAATCCCAGGGACCGATGCATTAGAAGTCCTAGGAATGACAGATGACGTCTTAGAAACTGGTATTACACCAAATCGTGCAGACATGTTGTCAATGAATGGGACGGCGTATGAAATTGCAGCGATATTAGATGAAACTTTAACGCGTCCAACATTTGACTTGAAAGAAACATCAGAAAAAACGAGTGATTTAATTTCGGCTGAAGCACCAAGTGCTTTGGCACCTTATTATGGGTTACGTATTGTAAAAAACGTTAAAATTGGCGATTCACCACTATGGTTGCAAAAACGTCTTTGGACCATGGGTATTCGGCCGATTAATAACGTGGTCGATGTGACAAATTATATGCTTTTGATGTACGGTCAACCGTTACATGCTTTTGATTTTGATACCTTGCCAAGCCATGATTTACATGTTCGAACAGCTCATGTTGATGAACAAATTAAAACTCTCGATGGTGTGGAACGGACAGCTGGCGAAGAGGATTTGATTATTGCTGCTGGTGAACAAGGCTTAATGTTTGCTGGTGTGATGGGTGGTGAGTCCACCGAAGTCACGGCGCAGACGACTAATATTGTTCTAGAAGCAGCTGTTTTCGAACCCAAATCCATTCGACATGCCGCACGTGATCAAAATCTACATTCTGAGGCCTCACAACGTTTTGAACGCGGTGTCAATGTTGCTGAGACATTCAAAGCTCTTGATCATGCCGCAGCGTTAATCGCTGAATTGGCAGGTGGTGAAATTACACAAGGCCGTGTTGTTGCACAACAGGCCACGTATCACGCACCAGTTGTGAGTGTGAAAATGACCGATATTAATCGAGTGCTTGGAACGTCACTAACTGCGATAACTGTCGCTGGTTTTTTCAAGCGTTTGGACTTTGCTTTTGAACTTTCGGCAGATGAATTTACGGTAACAATTCCGGCTCGCCGTTGGGATATCTCGATTCCAGCTGATTTGATTGAAGAAATTGCACGTCTTTATGGCTACGATAATTTACCAACCACATTACCTGTTGGTGCGACAACGCCTGGTCAATTAACGCCAAAACAAAAGTTGATTCGAGCAACCCGACATGATCTTGAGGGCCTTGGGTTGAATCAAGCAATTTCATATGTGTTAACGACCCCAGAGAAAGCAGCGCAATTTAAATTGCATCATGGTGAACCGATTCAGTTAGACTATCCAATGACACAAGATCGTCAACAGACGCGGAGTTCAATTTTGACAGGTTTGCTAGATGATGTCGCATATAATGTTGCACGGAACCAAAACGATGTCGCACTGTATGAACAAGGTCGTGTTTTTGTTTCAAATGGCAATAAAAATCATCAACCGGCTGAAATTGAACATGTTGCGGGGGTGATCACTGGTGCTTGGCAAGCGCGTTCTTGGCAAACCCCGGCTGAATCAGTTGACTTCTTTGCTTTGAAGGGCATTGTTGAACAGTTGTTAGCTAATTATGCTTTTGAGGCACCTGTTCGATTTGAACCGACTGATCGACAACCAGAAATGCATCCCGGACAAACAGCTAATATTTTTGTTGGGGAGACACGCATCGGATTTATTGGTCAAATTCATCCGCTAGTGGCTAAAGCATATAAGATTAATCAAACCTTTGCCTTTGAAATGGATCTTGATTTGATTGCGACCTTAGCACGTGATTTGACACATTATGAAGCGATTACTCGTTTCCCAAGTATTTCACGTGACCTAGCGATTTTGGTTGGTCGCCAAGTATCTGCTGATGATATCAAGTCAGCGATTCTAGAGGCTGGTGGCAAGCATCTAGCAAATATTATGCTGTTTGATGTCTATACTGGTCAGAATGTGGCGCATGATAAAAAGTCGTTAGCCTATTCATTGACATTCATTGATCCTGAAAAGACTTTAGTTGATGATGAAATTAATACCGCTGTTGAACGCATCACGAAGCAATTAGCAAAGCAATTTGATGCTGAAATTCGATAA
- the pheS gene encoding phenylalanine--tRNA ligase subunit alpha yields the protein MSLADELAQLRERAMHDISVVATDLKTLHQTRVDWLGKKGPLTEVLRGMKDLTPEERPAIGALANEVRDALTQAITDRQSALEAEALTKQLAQETIDVTLPGKPVHQGQPHVLQQIIESLEDQFMGMGYQIVEGPEVEQDQYNFEMMNLPKDHPARDMQDTFYITPDILMRTQTSPVQARTLETHDFNAGPLKMISPGRVYRRDTDDATHSHQFHQVEGLVIDKHITMGDLKGTLLAVAHQLFGADHEIRLRPSYFPFTEPSVEVDVSWGAVTADTKPEDIEWIEVLGAGMVHPNVLRMAGVDPDVYGGFAFGLGPDRFAMLKYGVEDIRNFYLNDVRFLTQFDQKG from the coding sequence ATGAGTTTGGCTGATGAATTAGCGCAATTACGCGAACGGGCAATGCATGATATTTCAGTGGTGGCCACTGACTTAAAGACATTGCATCAAACCCGCGTTGATTGGCTTGGAAAAAAGGGACCTTTGACAGAAGTATTGCGGGGCATGAAAGATTTAACGCCTGAGGAACGACCAGCAATTGGCGCCTTAGCCAATGAGGTGCGTGATGCATTAACACAAGCGATTACTGATCGACAATCAGCATTAGAAGCTGAGGCGCTGACCAAGCAACTTGCTCAAGAAACGATTGACGTAACTTTGCCAGGTAAACCAGTTCATCAAGGTCAGCCACATGTTTTGCAACAAATCATTGAATCACTCGAAGATCAATTTATGGGGATGGGTTATCAAATTGTTGAGGGTCCAGAAGTCGAACAAGATCAATACAATTTCGAAATGATGAATTTGCCAAAAGACCACCCAGCACGTGATATGCAGGACACATTTTACATCACACCTGATATTTTAATGCGGACACAAACCTCACCAGTGCAAGCACGGACATTAGAAACGCATGATTTTAATGCTGGGCCATTGAAAATGATTTCACCCGGTCGAGTTTATCGTCGCGATACTGATGACGCTACTCATTCACATCAATTCCATCAAGTTGAAGGCCTAGTGATTGATAAGCACATTACAATGGGTGATTTGAAAGGGACGTTATTGGCGGTAGCACATCAGTTGTTTGGTGCTGATCATGAGATTCGTTTACGCCCATCATACTTCCCTTTTACTGAACCTTCAGTTGAAGTTGATGTCTCATGGGGGGCAGTGACTGCAGATACAAAACCAGAGGATATTGAGTGGATTGAAGTGCTGGGGGCTGGAATGGTGCACCCAAATGTATTGCGTATGGCAGGAGTTGATCCTGATGTTTATGGCGGCTTTGCCTTTGGCCTTGGACCAGACCGCTTTGCAATGTTGAAGTATGGTGTTGAGGATATACGTAATTTCTATCTCAACGATGTTCGTTTCCTAACGCAATTTGATCAGAAGGGATAA
- the gltX gene encoding glutamate--tRNA ligase, protein MTDSSEKKVRVRYAPSPTGYLHIGNTRTALFNWLFARHYNGEFIIRIEDTDTSRNVADGEESQFDNLAWLGLDWDESPRNPGKYGPYRQSERLDIYKKYIDELLARGLAYKSYKTSEELEAEREAQIAAKQAPHYVYEYAGMSDEEITAAQAAAEAKGLPAVVRFRVPVEKTYVWDDLVKGHVSIGAEQVGGDWVIQKADGMPTYNFAVVIDDHLMEISHVLRGDEHVSNTPKQLMIYDAFDWEAPVYGHMTLILNAETGKKLSKRDNNVIAFISQYREMGYLPEAMLNFIVLLGWSPVGEAEIFTTKQLVKMFDPDRLSKSPAKFDNKKLAWVNNQWIKKIDSAVLFDKLLHELITAGYIQAEDLTAEKLQWVRQVLSLHQDGISYTSQIVPLVKPVFFDLTAKADLSEESLAWLAKDYVPELLTNWVAKLEALPIFDSAAIVETIRAVQNEMGIKGRDLWMPIRITSSRVNEGPNLGDVLELLGREATIKNIKEFL, encoded by the coding sequence ATGACGGATAGTAGTGAGAAAAAAGTACGCGTAAGGTATGCCCCATCACCAACGGGCTATTTGCATATTGGAAATACACGGACGGCCTTGTTTAATTGGCTTTTTGCGCGCCATTATAATGGTGAGTTTATTATCCGGATTGAAGATACCGACACGTCACGTAATGTGGCTGATGGGGAAGAATCGCAATTTGATAATCTGGCGTGGTTGGGATTGGATTGGGATGAGTCACCTCGTAATCCTGGTAAGTATGGTCCTTATCGGCAGTCAGAACGATTAGATATCTATAAAAAGTATATTGATGAGTTGTTGGCCCGTGGATTGGCATATAAATCATATAAAACGTCAGAAGAGCTAGAAGCTGAGCGAGAAGCCCAAATTGCTGCCAAGCAAGCACCACATTATGTCTATGAGTATGCAGGTATGAGTGATGAAGAAATCACCGCGGCTCAAGCAGCAGCGGAAGCTAAAGGCTTGCCAGCGGTTGTCCGCTTCCGAGTACCAGTTGAAAAGACGTATGTTTGGGATGACTTGGTTAAGGGTCACGTGTCCATCGGGGCAGAACAAGTTGGTGGTGACTGGGTGATTCAAAAAGCTGATGGGATGCCAACATATAATTTCGCGGTCGTAATTGATGATCATTTGATGGAAATTTCACACGTACTTCGTGGTGACGAGCATGTCTCGAACACACCTAAACAACTAATGATTTATGATGCGTTTGATTGGGAAGCACCGGTATATGGGCACATGACTTTGATTTTGAATGCCGAAACAGGTAAGAAATTATCAAAGCGTGACAACAACGTGATTGCCTTCATTTCTCAATACCGGGAAATGGGTTATTTGCCAGAAGCCATGCTTAATTTTATCGTTTTGTTAGGTTGGTCACCAGTTGGTGAAGCTGAGATATTTACAACGAAACAATTGGTTAAGATGTTTGATCCTGACCGCCTATCAAAATCACCAGCTAAATTTGATAATAAGAAATTAGCTTGGGTGAATAATCAATGGATAAAAAAGATTGATAGTGCCGTCTTATTTGATAAGCTCCTGCATGAATTAATTACTGCTGGTTATATTCAAGCTGAAGATTTGACCGCTGAAAAGTTGCAATGGGTGCGTCAAGTTTTGAGTTTGCATCAAGATGGTATTTCATATACGTCACAGATTGTACCACTAGTAAAGCCTGTTTTCTTTGATTTAACAGCAAAAGCTGATTTGAGTGAAGAATCTCTGGCATGGCTTGCTAAAGATTACGTGCCTGAATTGTTAACCAATTGGGTTGCTAAGCTTGAAGCTTTGCCAATTTTTGATTCAGCAGCGATTGTCGAGACTATTCGTGCCGTTCAAAACGAAATGGGGATCAAGGGCCGTGATTTGTGGATGCCAATTCGTATTACATCATCTCGTGTGAACGAAGGGCCTAATTTAGGGGATGTATTGGAATTGCTTGGCCGAGAAGCGACAATTAAGAATATTAAAGAATTTTTGTAA